A section of the Alphaproteobacteria bacterium genome encodes:
- a CDS encoding F0F1 ATP synthase subunit B', with the protein MPQLDIATYPSQLIWLGLTFVALYVLMARFALPKIAEILEIRQKHVDNDLERAAQLNAEAEEALARFERRMAKAREEAREIVAKAADKMQKEADAQHRTLSEELDREGRAAEARIGEAQKAALAEIETIAAGVAAAATERLTGTLPDDGAARAAVDASLKESR; encoded by the coding sequence ATGCCGCAACTCGATATCGCTACCTATCCCTCGCAGCTCATTTGGCTGGGACTGACCTTCGTCGCGCTTTATGTGCTGATGGCCCGGTTCGCCCTGCCCAAGATCGCCGAAATCCTCGAGATCCGCCAAAAGCACGTCGATAACGATCTCGAGCGCGCCGCGCAGCTCAATGCCGAGGCCGAGGAGGCGCTTGCCCGGTTTGAGCGCCGCATGGCCAAGGCGAGAGAGGAAGCACGCGAGATCGTGGCCAAGGCGGCGGACAAGATGCAGAAAGAGGCCGACGCGCAGCACCGGACCCTTTCGGAAGAGCTTGACCGCGAGGGCCGGGCGGCCGAGGCCCGCATCGGGGAGGCGCAAAAAGCGGCACTGGCCGAGATCGAAACAATCGCCGCCGGCGTCGCCGCGGCCGCGACTGAACGGCTGACCGGGACCCTGCCCGACGACGGCGCGGCCCGGGCGGCGGTGGACGCGAGCCTGAAGGAGAGCCGGTGA
- a CDS encoding F0F1 ATP synthase subunit B, which translates to MDQLLHDSSFWVGVAFVITVGLLARKLLPVVGRALDARAETIRTQIDEATKLREEAQDLLANHQRKQRDAARDAEAILGHAAEEAQRIQSAAAKDLENALARRRQQALEKIAKAEADAVAAVKTAAVTIAIQAAEKLIREKMKGDSAEALIDRAIEDLPARLH; encoded by the coding sequence ATGGACCAGCTTCTTCACGATTCGAGTTTCTGGGTCGGCGTCGCCTTCGTCATCACGGTCGGGCTGCTGGCGCGGAAACTCCTGCCCGTCGTGGGCCGGGCGCTGGATGCGCGGGCCGAGACGATTCGCACCCAGATCGACGAGGCGACCAAGCTGCGCGAAGAGGCACAGGACCTGCTGGCCAACCATCAGCGCAAGCAGCGTGACGCGGCGCGCGATGCGGAGGCCATCCTTGGCCACGCGGCCGAGGAGGCCCAGCGCATTCAGAGCGCGGCCGCAAAGGACCTCGAGAACGCGCTGGCCCGCCGCCGCCAGCAGGCACTGGAGAAGATCGCCAAGGCCGAAGCCGATGCCGTGGCGGCGGTGAAGACCGCGGCCGTTACCATCGCCATCCAGGCAGCGGAAAAACTGATCCGCGAAAAGATGAAAGGCGATTCGGCCGAGGCGCTGATCGACCGGGCGATCGAGGATCTGCCCGCCCGGTTGCACTAG
- a CDS encoding IS1595 family transposase yields MDLTNPIFQDENAARKHLEGILWPDGPTCPHCGEYENIKKLAGKSHRPGLHQCNSCRGAFTVTVGTVLERSKIPLHKWVLGFHLIASSKKGMSAHQLHRMLGVTYKTAWFMAHRIREAMREFSPGPMGGENKVVEADETFVGGKAKNAKRGKPIPKKEAVFSLLERDGKVRSTHLPAVNHKNLRPAIFTQVDRKSYLMTDEAMHYKGIGKEFAGHGSVNHSIDEYVRGVFWHTNTIEGYFSILKRGINGTYQHVSQQHLKRYLGEFDFRYNERKITDAERAAKALYGIQGKRLTYRRTDETANA; encoded by the coding sequence ATGGACCTGACCAACCCCATCTTCCAAGACGAAAACGCCGCCCGCAAACACCTTGAGGGCATCCTGTGGCCCGACGGGCCGACCTGCCCCCATTGCGGCGAATACGAGAACATCAAGAAGCTGGCGGGCAAGTCCCACCGTCCGGGCCTCCATCAGTGCAATTCCTGCCGTGGCGCTTTCACAGTCACGGTCGGAACGGTGCTTGAGCGCTCCAAGATCCCCCTGCACAAGTGGGTGCTCGGCTTTCACCTCATAGCCTCATCCAAGAAGGGCATGAGCGCTCACCAACTGCACCGTATGCTCGGCGTGACCTACAAGACTGCTTGGTTCATGGCGCACCGTATCCGCGAGGCCATGCGTGAGTTCAGCCCCGGCCCCATGGGTGGAGAGAACAAGGTTGTTGAGGCTGACGAAACTTTTGTCGGCGGCAAGGCCAAGAACGCAAAGCGTGGCAAGCCTATTCCCAAGAAGGAAGCGGTGTTCTCTCTGTTAGAACGTGACGGCAAGGTGCGCTCTACTCACCTTCCTGCCGTAAACCACAAGAACCTTCGCCCTGCTATTTTCACACAGGTTGACCGCAAGAGTTACCTAATGACCGACGAGGCAATGCACTACAAGGGCATCGGCAAGGAGTTTGCCGGACACGGTTCCGTCAACCATTCGATTGATGAATATGTCCGTGGTGTGTTCTGGCATACCAACACGATTGAGGGCTATTTCTCCATCCTCAAGCGTGGCATCAACGGCACCTACCAGCACGTCAGCCAGCAGCACCTAAAGCGTTACCTTGGCGAGTTCGATTTCCGCTACAACGAGCGCAAGATCACCGACGCCGAACGCGCTGCAAAGGCCCTATACGGCATTCAGGGCAAGCGACTGACGTATCGGAGGACTGACGAAACCGCGAACGCCTAA
- a CDS encoding DUF1828 domain-containing protein: MNLEHDLCEYFCDGIQISEVPAGFAVSTAFEDKIGDRIAFYIVRDEQTGLYRLEDDGSLVPELLAMGTKVTEGQRGRVFATILGQSRVTYDEDTGELKSPLMQSQELPQAALGFVSMMMRVSALSAMNPEIVRNTFRDDAIIRITQELGDRVQILTEQAVSPSLGEFIPDVLLSAPGKMPVAVFIAVSDARLYEAIFLRMAADHETKELCSVVALLDRDNSRLVTGKMRQRALNRLDATPVFYGAESEAIARIAKEIPTLRTSLQ, encoded by the coding sequence GTGAACCTAGAACATGACCTCTGCGAATATTTCTGCGACGGGATACAGATATCTGAGGTTCCCGCTGGGTTTGCTGTGTCTACTGCGTTTGAGGACAAAATAGGCGACCGCATTGCCTTCTACATTGTGCGAGATGAGCAGACCGGCCTTTACCGCTTGGAAGATGATGGCTCACTAGTGCCAGAACTCTTGGCAATGGGCACGAAGGTCACAGAGGGTCAGCGAGGGCGAGTGTTCGCCACAATTCTTGGACAATCGCGCGTTACCTATGACGAGGACACCGGAGAACTCAAATCCCCCTTGATGCAATCTCAGGAGTTACCGCAAGCAGCACTCGGATTTGTATCGATGATGATGCGCGTGAGCGCACTATCAGCCATGAATCCGGAGATTGTGCGAAACACTTTCCGCGATGATGCAATCATTCGCATTACCCAAGAGTTAGGGGATCGCGTTCAAATCCTCACAGAGCAAGCGGTCAGCCCCTCCTTGGGAGAATTTATTCCGGACGTGTTGCTTTCCGCTCCAGGGAAAATGCCTGTAGCGGTGTTCATAGCCGTCTCTGATGCGCGCCTATACGAGGCTATTTTTCTACGCATGGCTGCTGACCACGAAACCAAAGAGTTATGCTCTGTAGTGGCCCTTCTCGACCGTGACAACTCACGCCTCGTAACGGGAAAAATGCGCCAGCGTGCGCTAAACCGTTTAGATGCCACGCCAGTATTTTATGGTGCGGAATCCGAAGCTATCGCGCGTATCGCGAAGGAAATTCCAACCCTTCGAACGAGCCTACAATGA
- the gcvPB gene encoding aminomethyl-transferring glycine dehydrogenase subunit GcvPB codes for MSAKITTSGHRGLDMDEPLIFEQGATGRTGVDLADPPDVASPLDGLVRSRPIGLPGLSEPQVVRHYTRLSQKNYAIDSGLYPLGSCTMKHNPRLNERVARLPGFADIHPLQPVSTVQGALELMDELARWLRELTGMPAVALSPAAGAHGELCGMMCIHAALEDRGDPRRKVLVPESAHGTNPATAAALGYTVQAIPGDDRGRVDARALKAALDDEVAAIMLTNPNTCGLFENEIVSIAEAVHEAGAYFYCDGANFNAIVGRVRPGDLGIDCMHINLHKTFSTPHGGGGPGSGPVVLSEALAPYAPLPFLVRGENGLALAENRSDLPAGAKPFGRLKGFHGQMGMFVRALAFMMSHGKDGLAAASGAAVLNANYLMTRLSDELTPAFPGRCMHEVLFDDRFLRNTGVSTLDFAKAMIDEGFHPMTMYFPLVVHGALLMEPTESESLESLDQFIETIRALAKKAKAGEAEMFAAAPELAPRRRLDETAAARRPVLTWRPGRPAEAAE; via the coding sequence ATGAGCGCAAAGATCACCACGAGCGGCCATCGCGGCCTCGATATGGATGAGCCCCTCATCTTCGAGCAGGGCGCCACCGGGCGCACCGGCGTCGATCTGGCTGACCCGCCCGATGTAGCGAGTCCGCTCGACGGGCTCGTGCGCAGCCGTCCCATCGGCCTGCCCGGCCTGTCCGAACCCCAGGTGGTGCGCCATTACACGCGCCTCAGCCAGAAAAACTACGCGATCGACAGCGGGCTCTACCCCTTGGGCTCATGCACGATGAAGCACAATCCGCGGCTCAACGAGCGCGTCGCCCGTCTGCCCGGCTTCGCCGATATCCATCCGCTCCAGCCGGTCTCGACGGTGCAGGGAGCGCTTGAACTGATGGATGAGCTGGCGCGCTGGCTGCGCGAGCTGACGGGCATGCCCGCGGTGGCGCTGTCACCCGCGGCGGGAGCGCATGGTGAATTATGCGGCATGATGTGCATCCATGCCGCGCTCGAGGATCGCGGCGATCCCCGGCGCAAGGTGCTGGTGCCCGAATCTGCCCATGGGACTAATCCCGCGACTGCCGCCGCACTCGGCTATACGGTCCAGGCAATTCCGGGCGACGATCGCGGCCGGGTCGATGCCAGGGCGCTCAAGGCCGCGCTCGATGACGAGGTGGCGGCGATCATGCTGACCAACCCCAATACATGCGGTCTGTTCGAGAACGAGATCGTCTCGATCGCGGAGGCCGTCCACGAGGCGGGCGCATATTTCTACTGTGACGGGGCCAATTTCAACGCCATCGTCGGCCGGGTCCGGCCGGGGGATCTCGGCATCGACTGCATGCACATCAATCTGCACAAGACCTTCTCGACCCCCCATGGCGGGGGCGGCCCCGGCTCGGGGCCGGTGGTTCTGTCGGAGGCACTCGCGCCCTATGCGCCGCTTCCATTCCTTGTCCGGGGCGAAAACGGGCTGGCGCTGGCCGAAAATCGGTCCGACCTGCCGGCAGGGGCCAAACCCTTCGGCCGTCTCAAGGGGTTCCACGGCCAGATGGGGATGTTCGTCCGTGCACTCGCCTTCATGATGAGCCACGGCAAGGACGGGCTCGCCGCCGCTTCGGGCGCCGCGGTCCTCAACGCCAACTACCTGATGACGCGCTTGTCGGACGAGCTCACGCCGGCCTTCCCGGGCCGCTGCATGCACGAGGTGCTGTTCGACGACCGCTTCCTCAGGAACACGGGCGTTTCAACCCTGGACTTCGCCAAGGCGATGATCGACGAGGGCTTCCACCCCATGACCATGTATTTCCCGCTCGTGGTGCATGGCGCGCTCCTGATGGAGCCGACCGAAAGTGAAAGCCTTGAAAGCCTCGATCAGTTCATCGAGACGATCCGCGCGCTTGCAAAGAAGGCCAAGGCGGGGGAGGCGGAGATGTTCGCCGCCGCGCCCGAGCTCGCCCCCCGCCGCCGGCTGGACGAGACTGCGGCCGCGCGCAGGCCGGTTCTCACCTGGCGGCCCGGCCGCCCGGCCGAAGCGGCCGAGTAG
- the gcvPA gene encoding aminomethyl-transferring glycine dehydrogenase subunit GcvPA codes for MRYLPHTEADRQHMLRAIGVPDIQALFEDVPETARLDPAHLPFDLPDHMSEAEVTARLSRLARGNLDGGTAPSFLGAGSYRHFVPAAVDHLIQRGEFLTSYTPYQPEVSQGTLQYLFEFQTQVALLAGLDVANASMYDGATSCVEAIMMANRITRREKVVISGALHPHYRAVAETYGRLTGFALDVAETRPGGAEDLSARLDGDVSCVVVQNPDAFGQARDLAPLAEACHAAGALLVVVVTEAVSLGLLKSPGEMGADVLAAEGQSLGNAMNFGGPHVGLFATRDKFLRQMPGRLCGETKDADGRRGYVLTLSTREQHIRREKATSNICTNSGLCALAFTIHLSLLGEEGLAKLARLNHARAVQLAEKLAAIPGVEVVTDRFFNEFTLRLPENAATAVERMAAAGVLGGVPASRLWPGAHDIDNFLLVAVTETNTDDDMDRLGTALARAVRDSRTEVSA; via the coding sequence ATGCGCTACCTGCCCCATACCGAAGCCGACCGCCAGCACATGCTCCGGGCCATTGGCGTTCCCGACATTCAGGCGCTGTTCGAGGATGTGCCCGAAACGGCCCGGCTCGACCCGGCGCATTTGCCCTTCGATCTGCCCGACCACATGAGCGAAGCCGAAGTGACGGCCCGGCTGTCGCGCCTGGCGCGCGGGAATCTCGACGGTGGGACGGCACCGAGCTTTCTGGGCGCCGGGAGTTACCGCCATTTCGTGCCGGCGGCGGTGGATCACCTCATCCAGCGGGGCGAGTTCCTGACCAGCTACACGCCCTATCAGCCCGAAGTCTCGCAGGGCACGCTCCAGTATCTCTTCGAGTTCCAGACCCAGGTGGCACTGCTTGCCGGCCTCGATGTGGCGAACGCCTCCATGTATGACGGCGCGACGAGCTGTGTCGAAGCGATCATGATGGCCAACCGGATCACGCGCCGCGAGAAGGTCGTGATTTCCGGCGCCCTCCACCCGCATTATCGCGCCGTCGCCGAAACCTATGGTCGGCTCACCGGATTCGCACTCGATGTCGCCGAAACCCGCCCGGGTGGCGCCGAGGACCTGTCGGCCCGCCTCGATGGCGATGTGTCCTGCGTTGTCGTGCAGAATCCGGATGCCTTCGGCCAGGCGCGCGACCTGGCGCCGCTGGCCGAGGCCTGTCACGCGGCGGGTGCGCTTCTTGTCGTGGTCGTGACCGAGGCAGTTTCCCTCGGGCTTCTCAAATCGCCCGGCGAGATGGGGGCCGATGTACTGGCGGCGGAAGGCCAGTCGCTTGGCAACGCCATGAATTTCGGGGGCCCCCATGTGGGGCTTTTCGCGACGCGGGACAAGTTTCTGCGGCAAATGCCGGGCCGGCTGTGCGGCGAGACGAAGGACGCTGATGGCCGGCGGGGCTACGTGCTGACCCTCTCGACACGCGAGCAGCATATCCGGCGTGAGAAGGCGACCAGCAATATCTGCACCAATTCGGGGCTGTGTGCCCTGGCCTTCACGATCCACCTCTCGCTTCTGGGGGAAGAGGGGCTCGCCAAGCTCGCCCGGCTCAATCACGCGCGGGCAGTCCAACTGGCAGAAAAGCTCGCCGCCATTCCGGGTGTGGAGGTGGTGACGGACCGTTTCTTCAACGAGTTCACCCTGCGCCTGCCGGAAAACGCGGCGACCGCCGTCGAGCGCATGGCGGCGGCGGGTGTGCTGGGCGGCGTGCCGGCCTCGAGGCTCTGGCCCGGGGCGCATGATATCGACAATTTTCTGCTGGTCGCGGTGACGGAAACCAATACGGACGACGACATGGACCGGCTGGGGACGGCACTGGCGCGGGCCGTGCGAGACAGTCGGACGGAGGTGTCGGCATGA
- the gcvH gene encoding glycine cleavage system protein GcvH: MSEKRFTKDHEWIAADDGVATIGITGYAQEQLGDIVFVELPEIGRALEKGGEAAVVESVKAASEVYAPVAGEVLEVNARLNEDPALVNSDAEGEGWFLRIRLADSGDLAALMDRAAYDAYLGELD; the protein is encoded by the coding sequence ATGAGTGAAAAGCGTTTTACCAAGGACCACGAATGGATCGCGGCCGATGATGGCGTGGCCACAATCGGCATTACCGGCTACGCGCAGGAACAGCTTGGCGACATCGTCTTTGTCGAGCTGCCCGAGATCGGCCGGGCGCTTGAAAAAGGGGGCGAGGCGGCCGTCGTCGAATCGGTCAAGGCGGCGAGCGAGGTCTACGCCCCCGTCGCCGGCGAGGTGCTCGAGGTGAACGCGCGCCTCAATGAGGATCCCGCCCTGGTCAACAGTGATGCCGAGGGGGAAGGCTGGTTTCTGCGGATCCGGCTGGCCGATTCGGGCGATCTCGCCGCCCTGATGGATCGCGCCGCCTACGACGCCTATCTCGGAGAGCTCGACTGA
- the gcvT gene encoding glycine cleavage system aminomethyltransferase GcvT, producing MPDTPHEPLERTPLHDLHVALGARLVPFAGYAMPVQYAAGIIQEHLWVREKAGLFDVSHMGQIRLTPATGDMAALAGALERITPGDFQALKPGRQRYTLFTNEAGGILDDLMVTHAGDHFHVVVNAACKAADLAHLEASLPEARVEPRFDRALLALQGPGAGDILVRHAPSSADLFFMEGKDMTVAGRAAFVTRSGYTGEDGFEISLAAEDGEGVARLLIEDAACLPIGLGARDSLRLEAGLCLYGHDIDETTTPVEAGLAWAIGKRRRAEGGFPGYETVRAQLESGAPRLRAGLRPDGRQPAREGAAVLDGSGAEVGRITSGGFGPSLGGPVAMGYLPPALSETGQAVHVDIRGKSVTASVAALPFVKPGYRRRSGK from the coding sequence TTGCCGGACACCCCGCACGAACCCCTTGAGCGCACGCCGCTCCATGATCTCCACGTTGCATTGGGTGCGCGCCTGGTGCCCTTCGCGGGCTACGCCATGCCCGTCCAGTATGCCGCTGGTATCATTCAGGAACACCTCTGGGTGCGCGAGAAAGCCGGGCTCTTCGACGTCTCGCATATGGGCCAGATCCGCCTCACCCCGGCGACGGGCGACATGGCCGCGCTCGCCGGCGCGCTGGAGCGGATCACACCCGGCGACTTCCAGGCCCTGAAGCCGGGCCGCCAGCGCTATACCCTGTTTACCAACGAGGCGGGCGGGATCCTCGACGACCTCATGGTCACCCATGCCGGCGACCATTTCCATGTCGTGGTCAACGCCGCGTGCAAGGCGGCCGATCTCGCTCATCTCGAGGCCAGCCTGCCGGAAGCGCGGGTCGAACCGCGGTTCGATCGCGCGCTGCTCGCCCTGCAGGGGCCGGGCGCGGGCGATATTCTCGTCCGCCATGCGCCGTCATCGGCCGATCTCTTCTTCATGGAGGGCAAGGACATGACCGTTGCCGGCCGTGCCGCCTTTGTCACCCGTTCCGGCTATACGGGCGAGGACGGTTTCGAAATCTCGCTCGCGGCCGAGGACGGCGAGGGCGTGGCGCGTCTCCTGATCGAGGATGCGGCCTGTCTGCCCATCGGGCTTGGCGCGCGCGATTCACTGCGCCTCGAAGCCGGGCTCTGCCTTTATGGCCATGATATCGACGAGACGACCACCCCGGTCGAGGCCGGGCTTGCCTGGGCGATTGGCAAGCGCCGGCGGGCCGAAGGCGGGTTCCCCGGTTACGAAACCGTGCGCGCGCAGCTCGAAAGCGGCGCCCCGCGGCTCCGCGCGGGCCTGCGGCCAGACGGGCGGCAGCCCGCCCGGGAAGGCGCGGCGGTGCTCGACGGATCGGGGGCCGAGGTGGGGCGGATTACCAGCGGCGGTTTCGGCCCCAGCCTGGGGGGTCCGGTCGCGATGGGCTACCTGCCGCCGGCGCTGAGCGAGACCGGGCAGGCCGTGCATGTCGACATCCGGGGCAAGTCGGTGACAGCCAGCGTCGCCGCCCTGCCATTTGTGAAACCGGGCTACCGGCGTCGGTCCGGAAAATGA
- a CDS encoding CDGSH iron-sulfur domain-containing protein, giving the protein MSEPQRPQLAPYEVQVEKGNDYWWCACGASASQPFCDGSHKGTEFGPVQFTAPASGPAYFCGCKGSGSSPMCDGSHKALS; this is encoded by the coding sequence ATGAGTGAGCCGCAGCGCCCGCAACTGGCGCCTTACGAAGTTCAGGTGGAAAAGGGCAACGATTACTGGTGGTGCGCCTGTGGCGCTTCGGCCAGCCAGCCATTTTGCGATGGATCCCACAAGGGAACGGAATTCGGCCCCGTCCAGTTCACCGCGCCGGCCTCGGGCCCGGCCTATTTCTGCGGCTGCAAGGGAAGCGGCAGTTCGCCCATGTGCGACGGATCCCACAAAGCCCTTTCCTGA
- the thrB gene encoding homoserine kinase, with protein MAVYTEVGDADLARFLEAYEIGEPLAFKGIAEGVENSNYLLQTTGGSYILTLYEKRVRPGDLPFFLSLLDHLARKGIACPIPVPARDGAALRELCGRPAAVVTFLQGICPRRIEPFHCRALGGALARLHLAGEDFPGARANDLSLAGWHHLFKSTRTRADAVQAGLERVIADELDFLDAHWPRDLPAGIIHADLFPDNVFFRGEELSGLIDFYFACRDFFAYDIAVCLNAWCFESDNSFNVTKARNLLRAYRDVRPFSAAELEALPVLARGASLRFLLTRLYDWLNHPPGAFVRPKDPGEYVRKLQFHAGVSGPGAYGLDSVA; from the coding sequence ATGGCGGTATATACGGAAGTCGGCGATGCCGACCTGGCGAGATTTCTCGAGGCCTACGAGATTGGTGAGCCTCTCGCCTTCAAGGGGATCGCGGAAGGTGTGGAAAATTCCAACTACCTTCTTCAGACGACAGGTGGCAGCTATATCCTGACGCTTTATGAAAAACGCGTGCGGCCGGGGGATCTGCCCTTTTTTCTCTCGCTCCTGGACCATCTCGCGCGCAAGGGGATTGCCTGCCCGATCCCCGTCCCGGCGCGGGACGGCGCGGCCCTGCGCGAACTCTGCGGCCGGCCGGCGGCCGTCGTGACCTTCCTCCAGGGAATCTGCCCGCGGCGCATCGAGCCCTTCCACTGTCGCGCCCTCGGCGGCGCGCTCGCCCGGCTGCATCTCGCGGGCGAAGATTTTCCGGGGGCTCGGGCAAACGATCTGTCTCTCGCCGGCTGGCATCACCTTTTTAAAAGCACCCGCACGCGGGCCGATGCCGTGCAGGCGGGCCTCGAACGGGTGATCGCGGATGAACTTGATTTTCTTGACGCCCATTGGCCGCGCGATCTGCCGGCCGGAATAATCCATGCCGATCTTTTTCCGGACAACGTATTCTTTCGTGGCGAGGAGCTGTCGGGGCTGATTGACTTCTATTTCGCGTGCCGGGACTTCTTCGCCTATGACATCGCGGTCTGCTTGAACGCCTGGTGTTTCGAGTCCGACAACAGTTTCAACGTCACCAAGGCGCGCAATCTGCTTCGCGCCTATCGCGATGTGCGGCCTTTTTCCGCGGCCGAGCTCGAGGCCCTGCCGGTTCTGGCCCGGGGGGCAAGCCTGCGATTCCTGCTGACACGGCTCTATGACTGGCTGAACCATCCGCCGGGAGCCTTCGTCCGGCCGAAGGATCCGGGCGAATACGTGCGCAAGCTGCAGTTTCACGCCGGCGTCAGCGGCCCGGGCGCCTATGGTCTCGATT